A region of Ochrobactrum quorumnocens DNA encodes the following proteins:
- a CDS encoding diacylglycerol kinase, whose translation MKRIILAFLNSMRALKHLARHEKAVQQELVLFLISLPVAFFLAPSCLAFLMMTGSILFLILVEVLNTGIEATCDAVSRDFHKEIQIAKDCGSLAVLIAIVFVATTWGYILFTTYMV comes from the coding sequence ATGAAGCGAATTATTCTGGCGTTTCTCAATTCAATGCGTGCTCTCAAGCACTTGGCGCGACATGAAAAGGCCGTTCAACAAGAACTGGTTCTTTTTCTGATATCACTACCCGTTGCATTTTTCCTGGCCCCAAGCTGCCTTGCATTCCTGATGATGACCGGGTCGATCTTGTTTCTCATTCTGGTTGAAGTGTTGAACACTGGTATTGAAGCAACGTGCGATGCAGTTTCTCGCGATTTTCATAAAGAGATTCAGATTGCCAAAGATTGCGGATCGCTCGCGGTATTGATCGCAATTGTTTTTGTAGCCACCACATGGGGCTACATTCTCTTCACAACCTATATGGTTTGA
- a CDS encoding NAD+ synthase, with the protein MISASENLDMLRIAVAQLNPVMGDIAGNLAKARAARAEAAQMNADLVMFTELFIAGYPPEDLVLKSAFVAACEKAVRELAKDTADGGPGVIIGTPLQRDSGLHNSIAVLDGGEIIAERFKVDLPNYGEFDEKRVFQPGPMPGPVNFRGVRIGIPICEDIWGDLGVAETLAESGAEFLLVPNGSPYHRDKIDRRYQIVLKQVIETELPMLYANQMGGQDELVFDGGSFAFNADKSLSLQMPQFAEKIALTVWKREGDSWRCEDGEKATLPEGLEADYAACMLGLRDYVNKNGFKDVVLGLSGGIDSAICAALGVDALGKDRVRCVMLPYRYTSEESLKDAADCAKALGVRYDIVPIAEPVEGFLSALKPLFEGTETGVTEENLQSRARGTILMAISNKFGSMVVTTGNKSEMSVGYATLYGDMNGGFNPIKDVYKMQVYALSEWRNNHVPVGSLGPADEVIPQNIIAKAPSAELRENQTDQDSLPPYPVLDDILECLVENEMSNAEIVARGHALETVQRIEHLLNLAEYKRRQSAPGVKITKKNFGRDRRYPITNRFRDR; encoded by the coding sequence ATGATCAGCGCTAGCGAGAATCTCGATATGCTTCGTATTGCCGTTGCACAGCTCAACCCTGTTATGGGCGACATTGCCGGAAATCTTGCCAAGGCACGTGCTGCACGCGCAGAAGCAGCCCAAATGAACGCCGACCTCGTAATGTTCACAGAACTGTTCATCGCGGGCTATCCGCCTGAAGATCTGGTTCTGAAATCAGCATTCGTTGCTGCTTGCGAAAAGGCTGTGCGTGAGCTTGCTAAAGATACTGCAGATGGCGGTCCCGGCGTTATCATCGGCACCCCCTTGCAGCGTGATAGCGGCTTACACAATTCGATTGCAGTGCTCGACGGCGGTGAAATCATAGCCGAACGCTTCAAAGTTGATCTGCCGAACTATGGTGAGTTTGACGAAAAACGCGTTTTCCAGCCTGGCCCGATGCCCGGCCCAGTTAATTTCCGTGGCGTTCGCATTGGGATTCCGATCTGCGAAGACATCTGGGGTGATTTAGGTGTAGCGGAAACTCTGGCTGAAAGCGGTGCGGAGTTCCTGCTGGTTCCCAACGGTTCACCCTATCATCGCGACAAAATCGATCGTCGTTATCAGATCGTTCTGAAACAGGTTATCGAAACCGAATTGCCTATGCTCTATGCTAACCAGATGGGCGGACAGGATGAGTTGGTTTTCGATGGCGGTTCATTTGCGTTCAATGCCGACAAGAGCCTTAGTCTGCAGATGCCGCAATTTGCGGAGAAAATCGCACTGACAGTTTGGAAGCGTGAAGGCGACAGCTGGCGCTGTGAAGACGGCGAGAAAGCAACATTGCCGGAAGGACTTGAAGCTGATTATGCGGCCTGCATGCTGGGTCTGCGTGATTATGTGAACAAGAACGGGTTCAAGGACGTCGTGCTTGGTCTTTCAGGCGGTATTGATTCTGCAATTTGCGCAGCGCTCGGCGTCGATGCGCTCGGTAAGGATCGCGTGCGTTGTGTGATGTTGCCTTATCGATATACGTCGGAAGAGTCGCTGAAAGATGCTGCCGACTGTGCCAAGGCGCTCGGTGTGCGTTACGATATCGTGCCGATTGCTGAGCCCGTTGAGGGTTTCCTATCCGCGCTCAAGCCTTTGTTTGAAGGCACAGAAACCGGTGTGACCGAAGAAAACCTGCAAAGCCGTGCCCGCGGCACCATTCTGATGGCTATTTCCAACAAGTTTGGCTCGATGGTTGTGACTACGGGCAACAAGTCGGAAATGTCGGTGGGCTATGCAACGCTTTATGGTGATATGAATGGCGGCTTCAACCCCATCAAAGATGTCTATAAGATGCAGGTCTATGCACTGTCCGAATGGCGTAACAATCATGTTCCGGTAGGCAGTTTGGGCCCCGCTGACGAAGTGATCCCGCAAAATATCATTGCGAAGGCACCATCGGCTGAATTGCGCGAAAACCAGACAGATCAGGACAGCCTGCCGCCTTATCCCGTGCTTGACGATATTCTGGAATGCCTCGTTGAAAACGAGATGAGCAACGCCGAGATCGTCGCGCGGGGCCATGCGCTTGAAACAGTGCAACGTATTGAGCATCTGCTCAATTTGGCTGAATACAAGCGTCGGCAATCTGCGCCAGGTGTAAAAATTACCAAGAAGAATTTCGGACGTGATCGTCGTTATCCAATAACGAACCGCTTCCGCGACCGCTGA
- the gltX gene encoding glutamate--tRNA ligase, with translation MTVTVRFAPSPTGYIHIGNTRTALSNWLYAKKNGGNFILRYDDTDVERSKQEYAEAIAVDLDWLGVKPDRVEYQSKRFHVYAKAVEKLKKAGLLYACYETADELERRRRLRLARRLPPVYGREALKLTDEEKAAFEAEGRKPHWRFLLPNFENDPFVTTRTEVHWDDLVRGPQTVDLASMSDPVLVREDGTYLYTLPSVVDDIDLGITHIIRGDDHVTNSGVQIAIFEALGAEPPVFGHHNLLTTVSGEGLSKRSGALSIGSLRDSGYEPMSVASLAVLIGTSESVSAATDMDALAERFDLASISKSSAKFDPAELDTLNRALLHAMPYEKAASRLEALGIHGENAEQFWLTVRGNLERFNDAAHWWQIINADLPEKPELSEEDQVFVREASAILPSAPWDKLTWKSWTDAVKAATGRKGKTLFMPLRIALTGQAHGPELADLLVLIGPDRTKSRLL, from the coding sequence ATGACCGTAACTGTTCGCTTTGCACCGTCTCCGACGGGTTATATTCATATTGGCAATACGCGTACCGCGCTTTCGAATTGGCTTTATGCCAAAAAGAATGGCGGCAATTTCATCTTGCGTTATGACGACACAGACGTCGAACGTTCTAAGCAGGAATATGCTGAGGCCATTGCGGTTGATCTTGACTGGCTTGGTGTGAAGCCCGACCGCGTTGAATACCAGTCAAAGCGATTTCACGTTTATGCCAAGGCTGTCGAAAAGCTGAAAAAGGCAGGCCTGCTCTATGCCTGCTATGAGACAGCTGATGAACTTGAACGCCGACGCCGGTTGCGATTGGCACGCCGTCTTCCGCCTGTTTATGGTCGTGAGGCACTGAAGCTGACCGATGAAGAAAAGGCTGCTTTTGAAGCAGAAGGGCGCAAGCCGCACTGGCGTTTTCTTCTGCCTAATTTCGAGAACGACCCATTTGTAACCACACGCACCGAAGTCCATTGGGATGATCTGGTTCGCGGCCCGCAGACTGTCGATCTGGCATCAATGTCAGATCCTGTCCTCGTTCGAGAAGACGGCACATATCTTTATACACTGCCATCGGTTGTCGATGATATTGATTTGGGTATCACGCATATCATTCGCGGCGACGATCACGTCACCAATTCAGGCGTGCAAATTGCTATCTTCGAGGCGCTCGGCGCCGAGCCGCCAGTCTTCGGCCATCACAACCTGCTCACCACGGTTTCGGGCGAGGGACTATCCAAGCGCTCTGGTGCACTGTCTATCGGTTCGCTTCGCGATAGTGGATATGAGCCAATGTCTGTTGCGTCTCTCGCGGTGCTTATCGGAACGTCTGAGTCTGTTTCCGCAGCCACCGATATGGATGCGCTTGCAGAACGTTTTGACCTTGCTTCAATTTCGAAATCATCAGCGAAGTTCGATCCAGCTGAACTTGATACGCTCAATCGGGCATTGTTGCACGCGATGCCGTACGAGAAGGCAGCAAGCCGTCTCGAAGCATTGGGTATTCATGGTGAGAATGCTGAGCAATTCTGGCTGACTGTACGTGGTAATCTTGAGCGATTTAATGATGCTGCTCATTGGTGGCAGATCATCAATGCTGATTTGCCTGAAAAGCCTGAGCTATCTGAAGAAGATCAAGTCTTCGTGCGTGAGGCGTCGGCAATACTTCCGTCCGCACCTTGGGACAAACTTACCTGGAAAAGCTGGACCGATGCTGTGAAAGCAGCAACAGGCCGCAAGGGCAAGACACTCTTCATGCCCCTGCGTATTGCTCTTACGGGGCAGGCGCATGGTCCGGAGCTTGCGGACCTACTGGTTTTGATTGGTCCGGATAGAACGAAGAGCCGACTACTCTGA
- a CDS encoding NADP-dependent malic enzyme — translation MTNKKTPSTSTRSDFDEAALFFHRYPKPGKLEIQATKPLGNQRDLALAYSPGVAAPCLAIHEDPAAAAEYTARGNLVAVVSNGTAVLGLGNIGALASKPVMEGKAVLFKKFADIDVFDIEIDALEIERIVDVVSALEPTFGGINLEDIKAPECFEVEEQLRAKMNIPVFHDDQHGTAIIVAAAVLNGLELAGKKIEDAKIVTSGAGAAALACLNLLVNLGAKRENIWVCDLEGVVYEGRNTLMDRWKEVYAQKTDARLLADVIGGADVFLGLSAAGVLKPELLKQMADKPLIMALANPNPEIMPEAAREARADAMICTGRSDYPNQVNNVLCFPYIFRGALDVGATAINEEMKLAAVRAIAALAREEPSDVAARAYSGDTPTFGPDHIIPSPFDQRLILRIAPAVAKAAMESGVATRPIEDWEAYMDRLNRFVFRSGLIMKPVFAAARAQSKPMRVIYADGEDERVLRAAQVVIEEGIASPILVGRPQVVETRLSRYGLKIRQGKDFELINPEDDPRYRDYVDLYLSYTGRQGVTPEAARTIVRTNSTAIAALAVMRDEAEAMICGLEGRFERHLRVVKQIIGKLPGISDYSALSLLISQRGALFLTDTYVNVEPEASEIAEMAILAAKEISRFGIEPKAALVSHSNFGSKESASAEKMRRAAAILAEKAPELESDGEMHGDSALSQALRDRVFPNSRLKGEANLLVFPNLDAANITLNVVKTVTDALHVGPILLGAARPAHILTPSVTSRGVVNMTALAVVEALQRSGEVKRQG, via the coding sequence ATGACCAACAAAAAGACCCCCTCCACTTCCACGCGTTCAGATTTTGACGAAGCGGCGCTGTTTTTCCACCGCTATCCAAAGCCCGGCAAGCTGGAAATTCAGGCCACGAAGCCGCTCGGCAATCAGCGCGATCTTGCACTGGCCTATTCGCCAGGCGTTGCGGCCCCGTGCCTTGCGATCCATGAAGATCCTGCTGCTGCTGCCGAATATACGGCGCGTGGCAATCTGGTAGCGGTCGTTTCCAACGGCACTGCCGTTCTCGGTCTTGGTAACATTGGCGCACTCGCATCCAAGCCGGTAATGGAGGGCAAGGCTGTCCTCTTCAAGAAGTTCGCTGATATCGATGTTTTCGACATTGAAATCGATGCTCTTGAAATTGAACGTATTGTCGACGTGGTTTCGGCTCTGGAACCGACCTTTGGCGGCATCAACCTCGAAGACATCAAGGCACCTGAGTGCTTTGAAGTTGAAGAGCAGCTCCGCGCCAAGATGAACATCCCGGTTTTCCATGACGATCAGCATGGAACGGCGATCATCGTCGCAGCAGCCGTTCTCAATGGACTGGAACTTGCAGGCAAGAAAATCGAAGATGCGAAGATCGTGACATCAGGCGCTGGTGCAGCTGCACTTGCCTGTCTTAATCTTCTCGTCAATCTCGGTGCAAAGCGCGAGAATATCTGGGTCTGTGACCTTGAAGGTGTGGTCTATGAAGGCCGAAACACACTTATGGATCGCTGGAAGGAAGTGTATGCGCAGAAGACTGACGCGCGTTTACTCGCGGATGTCATTGGTGGCGCCGATGTATTCCTCGGACTTTCGGCTGCAGGTGTTCTGAAACCTGAATTACTCAAGCAGATGGCTGACAAGCCGCTTATCATGGCGCTTGCAAATCCAAATCCTGAAATCATGCCGGAAGCAGCGCGTGAAGCACGCGCTGATGCTATGATTTGTACCGGACGTTCGGATTATCCGAACCAGGTCAACAACGTTCTCTGCTTCCCATATATTTTCCGCGGTGCACTTGATGTAGGCGCAACCGCAATCAATGAAGAAATGAAACTTGCAGCCGTTCGTGCCATTGCAGCACTTGCGCGCGAAGAGCCTTCAGATGTTGCGGCCCGTGCCTATTCAGGTGACACACCGACATTCGGGCCGGATCATATCATTCCGTCGCCGTTTGATCAGCGCCTGATCCTGCGCATCGCGCCTGCGGTTGCAAAAGCTGCGATGGAGAGTGGCGTCGCGACACGCCCGATTGAAGACTGGGAAGCCTATATGGATAGGCTGAACCGCTTTGTTTTCCGCTCCGGCCTTATCATGAAGCCGGTCTTTGCGGCTGCGCGTGCACAGAGCAAGCCGATGCGCGTTATCTATGCCGACGGAGAGGATGAGCGCGTACTTCGTGCTGCACAGGTCGTGATTGAAGAAGGCATTGCCTCGCCTATTCTCGTTGGTCGTCCGCAAGTTGTGGAAACACGCCTGAGCCGCTACGGCCTTAAAATCCGTCAGGGCAAAGATTTTGAACTGATCAATCCAGAGGACGACCCGCGCTACCGCGACTATGTGGATCTCTATCTGTCCTATACGGGCCGCCAGGGCGTCACACCAGAAGCAGCGCGTACCATCGTTCGCACCAATTCCACCGCCATTGCTGCACTTGCCGTAATGCGCGACGAAGCTGAAGCCATGATCTGCGGTCTGGAAGGACGCTTTGAACGCCACTTGCGCGTTGTAAAGCAGATTATCGGCAAGCTGCCCGGTATCAGCGATTACTCGGCGTTGAGCCTGCTTATTTCTCAGCGCGGTGCACTGTTCCTCACCGACACCTATGTCAATGTGGAACCCGAAGCCAGTGAGATTGCCGAAATGGCGATACTGGCGGCGAAGGAAATCAGCCGCTTTGGCATCGAGCCAAAGGCCGCACTTGTTTCTCACTCGAACTTTGGCTCGAAAGAGTCAGCAAGTGCAGAGAAAATGCGTCGTGCGGCAGCAATCCTTGCTGAGAAGGCACCAGAACTGGAATCGGACGGCGAAATGCATGGTGACTCGGCGCTGTCACAAGCCCTGCGTGATCGCGTATTCCCCAATTCCCGTCTCAAGGGCGAAGCCAATCTTCTGGTCTTTCCTAACCTCGATGCAGCAAATATTACCCTGAATGTCGTCAAGACCGTTACCGATGCACTGCATGTTGGTCCGATCTTGCTTGGCGCTGCGCGCCCTGCTCACATTCTCACACCATCGGTTACATCGCGCGGTGTGGTTAACATGACCGCGCTTGCGGTTGTTGAAGCACTTCAGCGCTCCGGTGAAGTAAAAAGGCAAGGCTAA
- a CDS encoding citrate synthase/methylcitrate synthase yields the protein MNAGLEDVVATETVLSDVDGLLGKLVIRGRSLDSLIPHTCVEDCIELLWDGFFDDFPKGAELQRALGEARVQVFHHTDAIDDELLDLQPIEAVRALIARIPDGDDLTAALYMVAAPAVFTPAIIRAKRGRQMVSPDPSLPHSVDILRMANVRMPEEYDVQALDSYLVSVSDHGLNASTFAARVVASTQAGMTSSILAAIGALKGPLHGGAPAPVLDMLDAIGKAENAKQWLEDAISRGERLMGFGHRVYQVRDPRADAIKAALMHVLENKSKDESRLMLAEAVEAAAISALASHKPDRSLATNVEFYTALLLEQLDFPREAFTCVFAMGRAMGWAAHCREQIRENKLIRPKSHYIGPKLELAV from the coding sequence ATGAACGCCGGTCTTGAAGATGTGGTCGCAACTGAAACGGTTTTATCAGATGTCGATGGTCTTTTGGGGAAACTAGTAATTCGCGGGCGATCACTCGATAGTCTTATACCTCACACCTGCGTCGAGGATTGCATCGAATTATTGTGGGATGGCTTTTTTGACGATTTTCCCAAGGGGGCTGAGCTTCAGCGCGCATTAGGCGAAGCACGGGTTCAGGTCTTCCATCACACCGACGCCATTGATGATGAGCTTCTTGATTTGCAGCCCATCGAAGCGGTTCGTGCGCTCATAGCAAGAATCCCAGATGGCGACGATCTTACGGCGGCACTTTATATGGTCGCCGCACCAGCAGTTTTTACACCCGCTATTATCCGTGCAAAGCGCGGCAGACAAATGGTTTCCCCGGATCCGTCACTTCCACATAGCGTCGATATTCTGCGGATGGCGAATGTCCGGATGCCTGAAGAATACGATGTTCAGGCTCTGGATAGCTATCTTGTCTCTGTTTCGGACCACGGGTTGAATGCGTCGACTTTTGCTGCGCGTGTCGTAGCGTCAACCCAAGCCGGAATGACATCTTCAATTCTTGCCGCCATTGGCGCACTGAAGGGGCCATTGCATGGCGGTGCTCCGGCTCCAGTACTTGATATGTTGGACGCGATAGGTAAAGCGGAAAATGCCAAGCAATGGTTGGAAGATGCAATATCCAGAGGTGAACGATTGATGGGATTTGGCCATCGCGTTTATCAAGTCCGTGATCCGCGTGCCGATGCCATCAAGGCAGCTCTCATGCACGTTCTAGAGAACAAGAGTAAAGATGAAAGCAGGCTAATGCTGGCTGAAGCCGTTGAAGCTGCGGCAATTTCTGCATTGGCAAGCCATAAGCCAGACCGTTCGCTTGCAACCAATGTCGAATTCTACACCGCGCTTCTTCTTGAGCAGTTGGACTTCCCACGTGAGGCTTTTACCTGCGTATTTGCCATGGGACGAGCGATGGGCTGGGCCGCGCATTGTCGCGAGCAGATAAGAGAAAACAAGCTCATTCGACCCAAATCACATTACATTGGACCAAAGCTGGAACTGGCAGTCTAA
- a CDS encoding UDP-2,3-diacylglucosamine diphosphatase: MSEEQIEPKQFRTLFISDVHLGSKAAQAELLLDFLRCHEAETIYLVGDIVDGWRLRRNWHWPQEHNDVVQKLLRKSRKGATIIYIAGNHDEFLRNFQGTHFGGIEVMNRAIHETADGRKFLVIHGDQFDVVVRNARFIAYLGDWAYDTAIWINTVMSRVRAMFGLRYWSFSAWAKFRVKKAVNFIGNFENVVSEEAQRIGVDGVICGHIHHATIEKMNGVEYINTGDWVESCTAVVEHFDGRMELLEWTERLGQRPSLPVVQDGNTGSRIIRLPRAARKAVNGSR; encoded by the coding sequence ATGAGCGAAGAACAGATTGAGCCAAAGCAATTCCGCACTCTGTTTATCTCGGATGTGCATCTCGGCTCCAAGGCAGCTCAAGCCGAACTTTTGCTGGATTTTCTGCGCTGCCATGAGGCGGAAACGATCTATCTGGTTGGAGACATCGTTGACGGTTGGCGCCTGCGGCGAAACTGGCATTGGCCGCAAGAACACAACGACGTCGTTCAGAAGCTTCTGCGCAAAAGCCGCAAAGGCGCAACTATTATCTACATCGCTGGCAATCACGACGAATTTCTTCGAAACTTTCAAGGCACGCATTTTGGTGGCATTGAAGTTATGAACCGCGCTATCCACGAAACTGCAGATGGCCGCAAGTTTCTTGTCATCCATGGTGATCAGTTTGATGTGGTGGTGCGCAATGCTCGCTTCATCGCTTATCTTGGTGACTGGGCTTACGATACGGCGATCTGGATCAACACAGTAATGAGCCGCGTCCGCGCCATGTTTGGATTGCGATATTGGTCATTTTCGGCCTGGGCCAAATTCCGAGTCAAAAAAGCAGTCAATTTCATCGGTAATTTTGAAAACGTTGTTTCGGAAGAAGCACAGCGCATCGGTGTCGATGGTGTCATTTGTGGCCATATTCATCATGCAACCATCGAGAAGATGAATGGTGTTGAATATATCAATACGGGCGATTGGGTCGAAAGCTGCACAGCAGTTGTCGAACATTTCGATGGCCGTATGGAGTTGCTGGAATGGACTGAACGACTTGGTCAACGACCATCGCTTCCTGTCGTGCAAGACGGCAATACCGGTAGCAGAATAATCAGACTTCCACGAGCGGCGCGCAAAGCGGTGAACGGAAGCCGATGA
- a CDS encoding glycosyltransferase family 4 protein, with product MKKLVIVTDAWHPQVNGVVRTLAKCCELMAERGYEVIVVSPQDYRSVPCPTYPEIRLAMTTPSAFRRKLARLNPDYVHIATEGPLGFMARRACLKMGWSFTTSFHTRFPEYLLDRFPIPPKWTYAFLRRFHNAASHTLVPTQSILDDLQERGFTGLELWTRGVDRTLFHPRDDVTRELPQPVFICVGRVATEKNLPAFLELDLPGTKLIVGDGPALEDLRSRFPKTVFVGKKEGKDLARIYASADVFVFPSRTDTFGLVLLEAISSGLPVAAFPVPGSADVVGATGAGILSDDLHKACLEALEMPAFDPAEVLKPFTWKACADILENVLSSTKSVAQPVGKPDNQPQTVASGG from the coding sequence ATGAAGAAACTGGTCATCGTCACAGACGCCTGGCATCCGCAAGTAAATGGCGTTGTGAGAACGCTGGCGAAATGCTGTGAACTGATGGCTGAACGTGGTTACGAGGTGATTGTCGTCTCGCCACAGGATTACCGTTCGGTTCCATGCCCGACTTATCCGGAAATTCGTCTGGCAATGACAACGCCGTCGGCCTTTCGGCGAAAGCTGGCGCGTTTGAATCCCGACTATGTGCACATCGCAACAGAAGGCCCGCTCGGCTTTATGGCACGACGCGCCTGTCTTAAAATGGGTTGGAGCTTCACGACAAGTTTCCACACTCGGTTCCCAGAATATCTTCTGGACCGATTTCCAATCCCGCCAAAGTGGACTTATGCGTTTCTGCGTCGTTTCCATAATGCGGCATCGCACACACTGGTCCCAACCCAATCGATTCTGGACGATTTACAAGAACGCGGCTTTACTGGGCTGGAGCTCTGGACAAGGGGTGTTGATCGCACACTTTTTCATCCGCGCGATGATGTGACGAGAGAATTACCACAGCCAGTCTTTATCTGCGTCGGCCGTGTGGCGACTGAAAAGAACCTGCCAGCATTTCTGGAACTTGATCTGCCTGGAACGAAGCTTATCGTCGGAGACGGTCCAGCTTTAGAAGACCTCAGATCGCGTTTTCCCAAGACTGTGTTCGTTGGCAAGAAAGAGGGAAAAGATCTGGCGCGCATCTACGCATCAGCAGATGTTTTCGTATTTCCAAGCAGAACAGATACCTTCGGGCTGGTGCTGCTTGAAGCCATATCATCGGGTCTACCTGTTGCAGCATTTCCCGTGCCAGGTTCTGCCGACGTTGTCGGTGCTACCGGAGCAGGCATTCTTTCTGATGATTTGCACAAAGCTTGTCTGGAAGCGCTCGAAATGCCAGCATTTGACCCTGCAGAAGTGCTGAAGCCCTTCACGTGGAAGGCCTGTGCCGACATTCTCGAAAACGTTCTCTCGTCAACAAAGAGTGTCGCACAGCCAGTGGGTAAACCAGATAATCAGCCCCAAACGGTGGCTTCCGGCGGATAA
- the dgcA gene encoding N-acetyl-D-Glu racemase DgcA, translating to MHNSLKIIHERYPIAGKFTISRGSKTEALVVVCEIGQDGQLGRGECVPYARYGESIESVSEQIESVRGAIENGATRQDIQTIMPAGAARNAVDCALWDLEAKLSGKSVADMLGTPTRALETAITVSLGTPEEMAVSTAKVAHYPLIKVKMGGDNDIERIHAVANAAPNSRIIIDANEGWTDENIEENMAAAAKAGVVLIEQPLPAGNDDILSRIARPVIICADESVHTSIGLEDLAKRYDAVNIKLDKAGGLTEGLVMREKAISLGLQIMVGCMVGTSLGMAPAVLLAQKANVVDLDGPLLLAQDRVPGLHYDGALVYPPEATVWG from the coding sequence ATGCACAATAGCTTGAAAATCATTCATGAACGCTATCCCATTGCCGGGAAATTCACAATCTCTCGCGGTTCCAAGACCGAAGCCTTAGTGGTTGTCTGCGAGATTGGCCAAGATGGCCAGTTAGGACGCGGTGAGTGCGTTCCTTATGCCCGTTATGGCGAATCGATCGAAAGCGTGAGTGAACAGATTGAATCCGTTCGTGGTGCGATCGAGAATGGTGCAACACGGCAGGATATTCAGACAATTATGCCAGCTGGTGCCGCACGCAATGCGGTTGATTGCGCGCTTTGGGATCTGGAAGCAAAGCTGTCAGGGAAAAGCGTGGCTGATATGCTCGGGACGCCAACGCGCGCACTTGAGACAGCGATAACGGTGTCGCTCGGAACACCTGAGGAAATGGCAGTCTCCACAGCTAAAGTCGCTCATTATCCGCTGATTAAGGTCAAGATGGGGGGCGATAACGATATCGAGCGTATCCATGCCGTTGCGAATGCTGCACCGAATAGCCGCATCATCATTGATGCCAATGAAGGCTGGACGGATGAGAATATCGAAGAAAACATGGCAGCAGCAGCCAAAGCTGGCGTGGTTTTGATCGAACAGCCCCTGCCCGCTGGAAATGACGATATTCTAAGCCGCATCGCTCGTCCGGTGATTATCTGTGCTGATGAAAGCGTGCATACGTCAATTGGCCTCGAAGACCTTGCAAAACGCTACGATGCCGTGAATATCAAGCTGGATAAGGCCGGTGGATTGACCGAAGGATTGGTCATGCGAGAGAAAGCAATTTCGCTTGGATTGCAGATCATGGTTGGCTGTATGGTCGGCACATCGCTCGGTATGGCGCCTGCAGTATTGCTCGCACAAAAAGCCAATGTTGTTGACCTTGATGGTCCGCTGCTTCTGGCGCAGGATCGCGTTCCTGGCCTTCATTACGATGGCGCTCTAGTTTATCCGCCGGAAGCCACCGTTTGGGGCTGA